The region GAATGCCCAAAGGCAATATGATATTAAACAGTTTTTAACTGTTATTTTTCGATTTCTCCGTTTTGAAGCTTTTGCTTGTAAACCGCTTTAATGATTTCTTCACGGCGACGAACAGAAGGCTTAGTAAACTTTTGACGAGCGCGTAATTGCTTTACAACACCGGTTTTTTCAAACTTCTTCTTAAACTTTTTTAAGGCCTTTTCAATGGTATCGCCTTCTTTAACTTGTACTATTAACATTATTTTCTCCTTTAAATTAGGACTGCAAATATAAGTAAATTAAGAATTAGTGCAAGAATTTTTCCTCTGTTTTTTGGTAAAAAGTTGAAAACTTACACTATGCTTAACTTATTGATTGTCATTTTCTTGTGATCCCTTCGGTTTTAGCCTCCTGAAAAACACAAATAATATCCCGCAAAACACTATTCCGCCAATACTCATATAGGTGCCTTTTACGGCTAATCTCAATTCATAGTTTAACTCAATCTGATGATTGCCTTTTGCTAGATAAATGCCGGTCATGCCGCAGTTCAAATACAGCTTTTCTACTTCTTTTCCATCCACTATTAAATGCCATCCTTTATCCCATGGAAACGATAAATACATCACTTTGTTTTCGGATACATTCGCTGTTCCTGTAATTTTCTTTTCGCTGAATAAAGTAACGTTTAACGAATCCTTTCTCAAATTATTTAAACTTGCTCTATAAGTATCCCAATTAAAAGTTCGTGCCAACATGGTATCGGCAAGATTATAATGTTTTAATCCCGGAGCATTCGCTACTTCTTCATCTTTAATCACGCATGTACTAAAGCTTACAAATTCACGTAGTCCCATGGAGATTTTTTCGAATTCGCTTTGGGTCATGTAAGTATCGTAAGTATAGCCGAATGGTAAATCAAATTTGCTTTTCAATACAACTACATCACCAAATTTATTTAAAGAATCATGACTCATTTTCCACATTGGATTATTCGTCACTTTCGTCATAATGTACTTCACGTTATTAAGTGATTCCATGAAAGGCTTATTAATTAATCCAGGAACCCAGCGCGACTCATATTCATTTTCTTTGTTAATCACACCATAGGAGCG is a window of Bacteroidota bacterium DNA encoding:
- a CDS encoding 30S ribosomal protein S21, which codes for MLIVQVKEGDTIEKALKKFKKKFEKTGVVKQLRARQKFTKPSVRRREEIIKAVYKQKLQNGEIEK